DNA from Aggregatimonas sangjinii:
CGTTTGTGATGACGATATTACGCCTTTTTCAGCGGCCGAATGGGCGAAATTTTCAAGCAAGGAGCAACAGGAAATCTTGCTAAAGTACCGTCTTACCTATTTGGCGGATACCGAGGTGAATTGGGTGCCGGCCTTGGGTACGGTGCTTGCGAACGACGAAATCGTAAACGGTGTCTCGGAACGCGGTGGCCATCCTGTAATCAGAAAGAAAATGACCCAATGGAGCATGCGCATCACCGCCTATGCCCAGCGATTGCTGGATGGCTTGGATACTATCGATTGGCCACAACCCCTTAAGGATTCACAAACGAATTGGATAGGGAGAAGCGAGGGGGCTGAGGTGATTTTCCCCATCCCAGCCTTCCCCGAGGGGGAAGGAACACCTTCTGTACCAAGATATATGACTGGAGGAAATAATTCACATCTGTCGCTTGAAAGAGCAAAAGAAATGCGAAATAATCCAACCCCAGCCGAAGATGCACTCTGGCAGAGTATAAAATCCAAGAAGGTCGGCCATAAGTTTAGAAGGCAGCATTTGATCGATAACTACATTGTTGACTTTGTTTGTCTTGCGAAAAAACTAGTTGTTGAGGTTGATGGGGATATTCATGACCTGCAAAAAGAAGAAGATGAAATTCGAACAGCTGTTCTAAATGAGCTAGGGTTTATAGTGCTCAGATTTAGAAATGAAAGAGTTCTGGGAAATATAGATGCAGTTTTAGAAGAAATTGCAACTTGTTTAGATAATAGGAAGGTTCCCCCTTCGGGGGTTAAGGGGATATCAGTTTTCACCACCCGCCCCGACACCATCTTCGGGGTCAGCTTTATGACCCTTGCCCCGGAGCACGAGCTGGTGCCAAAAATCACGACCCCGGATCAAAAAGCTGAGGTCGACGCTTATATCGAAGCTACGGCTAAACGTTCCGAAAGGGACCGAATGGCCGATGTCAAAACGATTACAGGAGCTTTTACCGGGGCGTATGCAGAACATCCGTTCACGAAGGAACCGATTCCGATTTGGATCGGCGACTATGTTTTGGCGGGTTATGGTACCGGGGCAGTAATGTCCGTGCCCTGCGGAGACCAGCGGGATTGGGATTTCGCAAAGCATTTTGGTATTCCGATTCCCAATATTTTTCAGGGGATTGATATTTCGGAAGGGGCCTTTTCGGATAAGGAAAAGACCATCATCGCCAATTCGGATTTCCTAAACGGCTTGCCCTATAAAAAAGCGGTAAAAACCGCCATCTACGAGTTGGAAAAATTGGGTCAGGGCAAAGGCAAGGTCAACTACCGCCTGCGCGATGCCGTTTTTAGTCGGCAACGGTATTGGGGAGAGCCTTTTCCGGTGTATTATGACGCATCGGGAATGCCGCAAATGCTCGATGAAAAGTTCTTGCCCTTAGAACTCCCCGAGGTCGATAAATATCTGCCTACCGAAACTGGGGAACCGCCACTAGGCAACGCCAAGAAATGGCATTGGTTGCAGTATGGCGATGAGGGCAAGGTAGTGTCAAAAGAAGAATTTGAAAAAGCCATTTCGGAAACCGAGCGTAGCCGAAGTGACGAAATTAAGGGTGGGCCTTTGGAATTGAACACCATGCCCGGCTGGGCAGGCAGTTCCCAATATTTCAACCGCTATATGGACCCGCATAATGAAGATGAAATCTTCTCCCAGGAAGCCATCAACTACTGGCAGGACGTGGACTTATACATCGGCGGCAGCGAACATGCTACGGGACATTTGCTGTACAGCCGTTTTTGGCAGAAATTCATGTTCGATAAAGGCTTGGTGCCCAAAGACGAGTTTGCGAAGAAGCTGATCAATCAGGGGATGATAACGGGGGAAAGTGCATTCTTGAGAAGAATAGTCAATGGGTACTATCAATATCAAGAGGGAATTTCTCAAAATGAGTTAGAGGAAAGTGAGAAGGAATTTGAGTCCATTTTTGATACCTATTTTTTGAACAATGTTGTTTCATGGGATTTGCTTAAAGGTAAAAAGCAACATGATGCAATCGCGGGTGAATTATATAAACTAGCAGATGTTTTTCCCAAGGATATCATAGAGGAGATATTTGAATCTTCAAAATTTGATGTTGATAAGATAACTTTTACAGTTTCGAAAATTCATGTTGATGTGGCTTGTGTTGATTTAAAGAATCAATTAATCTTAAATAAGTTCTTTGATTTTTATAAAGAGGATACATCTCCTAGTGAATTATTTATGACAAATGGCACATATTCTGTCTCCCGCGAAGTCGAAAAAATGTCCAAGTCCAAATACAATGTCGTCAACCCCGATGATATTGTCCAGGAATACGGCGCCGACAGCCTACGGCTTTATGAAATGTTCCTTGGCCCCTTGGAGCAATCCAAACCTTGGAATACGGCCGGCATCACAGGGGTGCACAGTTTCCTGAAAAAACTTTGGAAGCTCTACCATTCCGGACCCAATGGTGAGTTCAAGGCAAGCATCGCTCCACCTTCGGGGGAGTCGGAGGGGGCTCTAAAAACCCTCCACAAAACCATCAAAAAAGTTGAGGAAGATATCGAAAACTTCAGTTTCAATACCTCGGTCTCGACCTTTATGATTTGCGTGAACGAACTGACAGCCCAAAAATGTAGCAGTCGTGAAATTTTGGAACCTTTGGCAATCCTTGTTTCCCCCTATGCCCCGCATATCGCGGAGGAACTTTGGGAAAAGCTGGGCCATACCGAATCGATTGCTACCGCGCCTTTTCCAAAATTCGAACCGAAATATCTGGTCGAAAGCGATAAAGAATACCCGATATCTTTTAACGGCAAAATGCGCTTTACGATGAACCTTCCGTTAGACCTGTCGAAAGAGGAAATCGAATCGGCGGTAATGGCAAACGAAAAAACGCAAGAGCAATTGCAGGGTCGCACGCCCAAGAAAGTAATCGTTGTCCCAGGTAAAATCGTAAATATCGTGGGTTAATCGCACGCGTCTTTACCCTATAATCGGGGTTTCAATAAACAAAGGTTTGTCACGATAGATATTTTAGGTCGTTTTCTTCACGGATGTCATATGGGTCTGTCCTAGGTTATTTATTAGGAAACGAGCAAAGCGGGATTGATGAAGTAAACTGCACCTCGGTTTGATGCTATAGGAATAGAATGTATCATTTCTAAAAAACAAAATTTCAAAACTGGACGATTATCTAGGTTACCCCTACAAAATTGTTATTTCTTCGAATAAAAATTATAAAATTGAAGGAACACCCCTAAAATTTTAAGGGATAATGTGTTGAAAAAGTTAAATTCAGGTAGAAAACCCCTCTTTTTATCGATTTTGTTTTTGTACTTGTCTTTTTTATTTCAATTTTGATGCAAATTAAAATGCAATGGCTATGATTATAGGAATTCCCAAAGAAATAAAGAATAATGAAAGTCGCGTGGGCATGACCCCGGCAGGTGTTTTTGAATTGACGAAATATGGGCATAACGTACTGATCCAATCCACCGCCGGTGATGGTAGCGGTTTCTTCGATGCGGATTACCTGCATGCAGGTGCGACAATCGTGAATACAATCGAAGAAGTGTATGCTGCAAGTGATATGATCGTAAAGGTAAAAGAGCCTATTGCACGTGAGTATGGCCTTATTCAAAAAGATCAAGTCGTCTTTACCTATTTCCATTTTGCTTCGAGCGAGCCTTTGACCAAGGCGATGATCGAAAGCAAATCGGTTTGTATCGCCTATGAAACGGTCGAAGACGATGAGGGCACCTTGCCCTTATTGACACCGATGTCGGAAGTGGCAGGAAGAATGGCCATTCAGCAAGGCGCTAAATATTTGGAAAAACCCGTAAAGGGCCGTGGCGTACTTTTGGGGGGCGTACCAGGTGTACAACCCGGAAAGGTATTGGTGCTTGGGGCCGGGGTAGTTGGCATACAGGCTGCTAAAATGGCAGCAGGGCTTGGGGCACATGTGACCATTATGGATATCAACATGAAACGCCTTCGCTATGTCAACGACGTGATGCCACCACATGTCGTCACCGAATTTTCCAACGAATACAACATTCGCAAACACATTAAAACCCATGATCTTATTATCGGTGGGGTATTGTTGAAGGGTGCCAAGGCCCCGAATCTTATCACTCGGGAAATGCTCAAGGAAATGCGACCGGGAACGGTTATCGTAGATGTCGCGGTAGACCAGGGCGGATGCGTTGAAACGACCAAACCTACCACCCACGAAGACCCAGTGTATATTATCGACGATGTGGTGCACTATTCCGTGGCGAATATGCCAGGGGCCGTACCATATACCTCTACGGTAGCATTGACCAATGTGACCCTGC
Protein-coding regions in this window:
- a CDS encoding leucine--tRNA ligase, producing MQYNFNEIEAKWQKFWADNQTFKAENHSQKEKFYVLDMFPYPSGAGLHVGHPLGYIASDIYARYKRHKGFNVLHPQGYDSFGLPAEQYAIQTGQHPAITTEANIKTYRRQLDQIGFSFDWSREVRTSNPSYYKWTQWIFIQLFNSWYNKDSDKAEDIETLTVMFQKDGNTKVHAVCDDDITPFSAAEWAKFSSKEQQEILLKYRLTYLADTEVNWVPALGTVLANDEIVNGVSERGGHPVIRKKMTQWSMRITAYAQRLLDGLDTIDWPQPLKDSQTNWIGRSEGAEVIFPIPAFPEGEGTPSVPRYMTGGNNSHLSLERAKEMRNNPTPAEDALWQSIKSKKVGHKFRRQHLIDNYIVDFVCLAKKLVVEVDGDIHDLQKEEDEIRTAVLNELGFIVLRFRNERVLGNIDAVLEEIATCLDNRKVPPSGVKGISVFTTRPDTIFGVSFMTLAPEHELVPKITTPDQKAEVDAYIEATAKRSERDRMADVKTITGAFTGAYAEHPFTKEPIPIWIGDYVLAGYGTGAVMSVPCGDQRDWDFAKHFGIPIPNIFQGIDISEGAFSDKEKTIIANSDFLNGLPYKKAVKTAIYELEKLGQGKGKVNYRLRDAVFSRQRYWGEPFPVYYDASGMPQMLDEKFLPLELPEVDKYLPTETGEPPLGNAKKWHWLQYGDEGKVVSKEEFEKAISETERSRSDEIKGGPLELNTMPGWAGSSQYFNRYMDPHNEDEIFSQEAINYWQDVDLYIGGSEHATGHLLYSRFWQKFMFDKGLVPKDEFAKKLINQGMITGESAFLRRIVNGYYQYQEGISQNELEESEKEFESIFDTYFLNNVVSWDLLKGKKQHDAIAGELYKLADVFPKDIIEEIFESSKFDVDKITFTVSKIHVDVACVDLKNQLILNKFFDFYKEDTSPSELFMTNGTYSVSREVEKMSKSKYNVVNPDDIVQEYGADSLRLYEMFLGPLEQSKPWNTAGITGVHSFLKKLWKLYHSGPNGEFKASIAPPSGESEGALKTLHKTIKKVEEDIENFSFNTSVSTFMICVNELTAQKCSSREILEPLAILVSPYAPHIAEELWEKLGHTESIATAPFPKFEPKYLVESDKEYPISFNGKMRFTMNLPLDLSKEEIESAVMANEKTQEQLQGRTPKKVIVVPGKIVNIVG
- the ald gene encoding alanine dehydrogenase, encoding MIIGIPKEIKNNESRVGMTPAGVFELTKYGHNVLIQSTAGDGSGFFDADYLHAGATIVNTIEEVYAASDMIVKVKEPIAREYGLIQKDQVVFTYFHFASSEPLTKAMIESKSVCIAYETVEDDEGTLPLLTPMSEVAGRMAIQQGAKYLEKPVKGRGVLLGGVPGVQPGKVLVLGAGVVGIQAAKMAAGLGAHVTIMDINMKRLRYVNDVMPPHVVTEFSNEYNIRKHIKTHDLIIGGVLLKGAKAPNLITREMLKEMRPGTVIVDVAVDQGGCVETTKPTTHEDPVYIIDDVVHYSVANMPGAVPYTSTVALTNVTLPYVVKLANQGWEKATVNDATLHKGLNIVKGEVVYKEIIEAFGWESAEV